In a genomic window of Chroicocephalus ridibundus chromosome 18, bChrRid1.1, whole genome shotgun sequence:
- the TMPRSS5 gene encoding transmembrane protease serine 5, with the protein MAPRSVSAPGQPCCCGQSPATKLGMKHLRKPQLDQGFTALPEPEAIPACGDGEEEDPVVRGAANPYEEGNLQVFFNGMVLVSFRINVANSLLEAQVEGHPGWLLACHKRWSLSLGTLLCRQLGYLRMIHQEGLNLTNVKVNDTQEFVQVRPHRDGSLEDMWQVRSSCESGRVVSLKCSECGLRPGAVRVVGGTEVSPGRWPWQVSLYQGSRHHCGGSVLAREWIITAAHCVHSYRWLQASAWLVFAGIITHGSIKQEAGVSVKKIIYHPLYNDSSLDYDIALMKLQVPLNFSGAIRAVCLPPSHQDLFQGTPCWVSGWGYTRPDQGQVTETLKEALVPLIGTKRCNSSCMYAGELTARMLCAGYLRGKIDACQGDSGGPLVCQDGFTWRLVGIVSWGQGCAEPNHPGVYTNVAQLLPWIYHITEIY; encoded by the exons ATGGCTCCTAGGTCAGTGTCTGCTCCgggacagccctgctgctgcgggcagagcccGGCCACCAAACTGGGAA TGAAACACCTGAGGAAGCCTCAGCTAGACCAGGGCTTCACTGCGCTGCCGGAGCCGGAGGCGATCCCAGCGTGTGGTGATGGTGAAGAGGAAGACCCTGTTGTCCGTGGAGCTGCCA ATCCCTATGAGGAAGGGAACTTGCAGGTTTTCTTTAATGGAATGGTTTTAGTGTCTTTCAGAATCAATGTGGCAAACTCCTTGCTGGAAGCGCAGGTGGAAGGCCACCCTGGCTGGCTCCTGGCATGCCACAAGCGCTGGAGCctctccctgggcaccctgctctgccGGCAGCTCGGGTACCTCAG AATGATCCACCAGGAAGGATTGAACCTGACGAACGTCAAGGTGAATGACACACAGGAGTTCGTTCAGGTGAGACCCCACCGGGATGGCAGCCTGGAAGACATGTGGCAGGTCAG GAGCAGCTGTGAATCAGGTCGCGTTGTGTCTCTGAAATGCTCAG AGTGCGGGCTGCGCCCCGGCGCCGTGCGGGTAGTCGGGGGGACGGAGGTGTCCCCGGGGCGCTGGCCCTGGCAGGTCAGCCTGTACCAGGGCTCCCGGCACCACTGCGGAGGCTCGGTGCTGGCACGGGAATGGATCATCACAGCAGCTCACTGCGTGCACAG TTACAGGTGGCTTCAAGCCTCTGCCTGGCTGGTTTTCGCTGGCATTATCACCCATGGCTCCATCAAACAGGAGGCCGGAGTATcggtaaagaaaataatttaccaCCCGCTTTATAACGACAGTAGCCTAGACTATGACATTGCTCTGATGAAGCTCCAAGTCCCCCTGAACTTCTCAG GTGCCATCCGTGCCGTGTGTCTGCCACCCTCCCACCAGGACCTCTTCCAGGGCACCCCGTGTTGGGTCTCTGGCTGGGGCTATACCAGACCAGACCAAG ggcaggtcACGGAGACACTGAAGGAAGCTCTCGTTCCCTTGATCGGAACCAAGAGGTGCAATAGTTCGTGCATGTACGCAGGCGAGCTCACTGCCAGGATGCTGTGTGCCGGCTACCTGCGGGGGAAAATAGATGCGTGCCAG GGTGACAGCGGTGGCCCCCTGGTTTGCCAGGATGGATTCACGTGGCGCTTAGTAGGCATTGTGAGCtggggccagggctgtgctgaACCCAACCACCCCGGGGTCTATACCAATGTGGCTCAGCTTCTGCCGTGGATTTATCACATCACAGAG atctACTAG